The genomic DNA CCATTCTTCTGGGTGATCGGGGCCGGAGTCGTGCTGATCACGTGGCTCAATCTCAACCTCCTGAGAACCCGCGTCGGCCGGGCCTTCGTGGCGATCCGGGACAACGATCGGGCGGCGTCCGCGATCGGGATCCCTCTATTCGGCTACAAACTGCAGGCGTTTTTCCTCAGCGCCTTCATGGTCGGCGTGGCCGGAGCGCTGTACGCGTACTACATCGGCGTCGTGACGCCGGGCAGGTTCAGCCTGGAGCTGTCGATCGATTATCTCGCGATGGGGATCGTGGGCGGGCTCGGCACCGCCCTCGGCCCGATCTATGGGGCGGTGGTGATCACGGTGCTCCCGGAGATTCTGCGGTCTCTCAGCCAGGCGCTGAGCGGTGTGTTTCCGAACATCACCACCGCCCTCAATGCCCTGCGGGACGTGGTCTTTGGGATCGTCATCATCGCCTTCCTGATCTTCGAACCCGAAGGATTGGCGGACCGATGGCGGGTGCTGCGCGCATACTTCAAGCAATGGCCGTTCGCGTACTGAGATCGTTGTGGCCGGACCGCCGCCGGAGCCGGGGTCCGAGACCCTGAGGGAGGTGGGAAGCATGAGACGACGCGAGGTGCTCACCGCAGTGGGGGGAGCGGCGGCCGTCCTGATCACCCGATCGTGGAAGGCGTCGGCGCAGGCGCAGGCGGTGAAGTTGGGCGCGCTGTTCGACATTACCGGAGCCACGGGTGACATCGGCGCCCACTACGCCGACGGCTTTCGCGACTACATTCGTTGGACCAACGAGCACGGCGGCATTCGGAACGGGATGAAAGTGGACCTGCTCTTTACCGACTATCAGTACAAGCCGGATCAGGCCATCGCCTTCGTCAAGAAGCTGGCGGAGCAGGACCAGGTGCCGGCGATCAGCGGCTGGGGAACGGGGGACTCGATCCTCATGAAACCCCAAATCGAGAGCGCCGGTGTCCCGTACATCCCGGCGAGTTTTCACGCCGGCCTGCTTGACCCGCCGAACGAGTGGATCTGGCTGATCGGGCCGTCCTACACCGACCACATGAAGGCATTGCTCGATTACATCAAGCGGACGCACAAGGGCATCGGGAAGGCGAGGGTGGCGCTCTGCGTCAACAACTCGGACTTCGGCCGGTCGCCGGTCGGGCCGGCGAAGGAGTACGGCCCGAAGATCGGCATCGACATCGTCGGCGTCGAGGAAGTGGCCGCCGGAACTATTGACGCCACGAGCCAGCTGCTGAACTTGAAGCGCTTCGCCCCGACCCACATCATCAACCAGAACGTGGCGCGTCCCTCTGCGATCGTGATCCGCGATTCGCGGAAACTGGGGATCAACGCGCAGGTCTTGGGGATCCACTACACCGGGGACGAGCTGCTGTTCGAACTGGCCGGGGATGCGGTGGACGGGGTCATCGCGAGTTCGTTCGTCAGCAACTGGTTCGAAAAGGTCCCAGGCATGACTCAGGTCCAGCAGATCAATGCAGCGTATCATCCCGACGCCAAGGTCCGACCGCTCCACTACACGCAGGGGATCGTCCACGCCATGGTGTGGGTGGAGATCTTCAAGCGCGCGCAAACGGTGGACCGGGCCGGGATCGCCAAGGTGCTGAACGGGGGGTTCAGCATGACGACCGGGGGGCTGACGGCTCCGATCACGTATGGGAAGGACGACCGGAAAGGCGCGGATGGGATCAAGCTCTTCCGGGCCGATATCAAGACGAAACAGTTCAAGCCCATTACGGATTGGTACGAGGCGCCGGCGTGACCCCGGCGCGTGCCCCGGCCGAGGCGCCGGGGATGTCGGCAGGCGGGGACGGGTCCGCGGGGCGCGATCCAGCGGAACCGCTCCTCGTCAACAACATCGAGGTCGTGTACCATGACGTGATCCAAGTACTGAAAGGCGTGTCGCTCAGCGTCGCGCAGGCGCGGATCGTTGCGCTCCTCGGGACGAACGGCGCCGGAAAGACGACGACGCTACGGGCGATCTCCGGGCTGCTCAAGACCGAGGACGGCCGCATTCGGGACGGCACGATCACCTACGCCGGGATGCGGATCGACGGTCTCCCGCCCGAGACGATCGTCCGGCGTGGGATTGTCCAGGTGCTGGAAGGCCGGCGGGTGTTCAAGCACCTCACCGTGGAAGAGAACCTCAGGGTGGGGGCGGTGGTGAGCGCGGACGCGTTTCCCGAACGGCGGGACCTCGTCTATAGCTACTTCCCCGCACTCGAGCGCCACGCCCGCCGCCTCGCCGGGTACCTGTCCGGGGGTGAG from bacterium includes the following:
- a CDS encoding branched-chain amino acid ABC transporter permease, with the protein product MRRFVFSDCGDFKTRYEQEAALFPNDVGRLALCVALVIWFLAIPALAGPYLLSIVNLTGVAIIGATGLNLLTGYTGQITIGHGAFMGVGAYTAAILAARVHLPFLVVIPLAGLVTAGVGAFFGIPSLRLKGLYLAIATLAAQFILEYVFLHWDWLTRGTSGFPVPTARIGRWAVVGERPFFWVIGAGVVLITWLNLNLLRTRVGRAFVAIRDNDRAASAIGIPLFGYKLQAFFLSAFMVGVAGALYAYYIGVVTPGRFSLELSIDYLAMGIVGGLGTALGPIYGAVVITVLPEILRSLSQALSGVFPNITTALNALRDVVFGIVIIAFLIFEPEGLADRWRVLRAYFKQWPFAY
- a CDS encoding ABC transporter substrate-binding protein, with amino-acid sequence MRRREVLTAVGGAAAVLITRSWKASAQAQAVKLGALFDITGATGDIGAHYADGFRDYIRWTNEHGGIRNGMKVDLLFTDYQYKPDQAIAFVKKLAEQDQVPAISGWGTGDSILMKPQIESAGVPYIPASFHAGLLDPPNEWIWLIGPSYTDHMKALLDYIKRTHKGIGKARVALCVNNSDFGRSPVGPAKEYGPKIGIDIVGVEEVAAGTIDATSQLLNLKRFAPTHIINQNVARPSAIVIRDSRKLGINAQVLGIHYTGDELLFELAGDAVDGVIASSFVSNWFEKVPGMTQVQQINAAYHPDAKVRPLHYTQGIVHAMVWVEIFKRAQTVDRAGIAKVLNGGFSMTTGGLTAPITYGKDDRKGADGIKLFRADIKTKQFKPITDWYEAPA
- a CDS encoding ABC transporter ATP-binding protein: MSAGGDGSAGRDPAEPLLVNNIEVVYHDVIQVLKGVSLSVAQARIVALLGTNGAGKTTTLRAISGLLKTEDGRIRDGTITYAGMRIDGLPPETIVRRGIVQVLEGRRVFKHLTVEENLRVGAVVSADAFPERRDLVYSYFPALERHARRLAGYLSGGEQQMIAIGRALVARARLLLLDEPSLGLSPRLVEEIFGIIRRLRDEQGITVLLVEQNARQALGIADYGYVMEGGKIVMEGTAGALLGNPDIKEFYLGLTEAGIRRDYGAFKYYRRRKRWL